From the genome of Onthophagus taurus isolate NC chromosome 5, IU_Otau_3.0, whole genome shotgun sequence, one region includes:
- the LOC111413528 gene encoding 28 kDa heat- and acid-stable phosphoprotein-like, with product MPKPGKHINHKGRNRRFTNPEELEEERRKEEEAKRWRQKRGEVSSEEEEEEDDEASGGSDSEDESSDDEEGKKAKGVSNLIEIENPNRVQKKNKKLTTLTVDVPPEKPQLSRREREEIEKQRAQAHYQKLHAEGKTDQARADLARLAIIKQQREEAQKRREADKKAKEDAVKAKTAQTQKALGKK from the exons ATGCCCAAACCAG GAAAACACATCAACCACAAGGGTAGAAACCGTCGATTTACCAACCCGGAAGAGTTAGAGGAAGAACGTCGGAAGGAAGAGGAGGCAAAAAGGTGGAGACAAAAACGAGGTGAAGTGAGTTCAGAagaagaggaggaggaggatgaTGAGGCTTCAGGAGGTTCAGATAGTGAAGACGAATCAAGCGATGACGAAGAGGGAAAGAAAGCGAAGGgtgtttcaaatttaatagaaatagaaaatCCAAATCGTGTACaaaagaagaataaaaaacTTACCACGTTAACAGTGGACGTACCCCCAGAAAAACCACAATTATCCAGGAGGGAACGCGAAGAAATTGAGAAACAAAGGGCTCAAGCACATTACCAAAAGCTTCACGCCGAAGGTAAAACAGATCAAGCTAGGGCGGATTTAGCAAGACTTGCAATAATTAAGCAACAACGTGAGGAGGCGCAAAAAAGGAGGGAAGCTGATAAGAAAGCCAAGGAGGATGCTGTTAAAGCTAAAACGGCGCAAACTCAAAAAGCACTtggcaaaaaataa
- the LOC111413585 gene encoding guanine nucleotide-binding protein G(o) subunit alpha-like, translating into MKEKMGGCLTVEREEGQARKRSEEIDRELGEFAKQRNNVIKILLLGAGESGKSTLVKQMKIIHTDGYSFEELSSYRPTVLDNLLASMKYVLSGMGLLRINLEFSRNKYHAQMVLTSKSCFDMNFFVIPDVAASLQALWADRGVRLAVTRGYEYELNDSALYLFENMDRICDPKYVPTPTDVLRARVRTQGIIETNFRINDIIVSMYDVGGQRSQRKKWIYCFDDVRAVLFVVSLSGYDMTLLEDPNVNRLVESLNLFKQIVNNPFFRDASFVLLLNKFDLFREKILYSNRHLRIYFNDYNGPDRDVDRGALFIQHKFVLQNCDSRKVLYPHFTTATDTANVRVVFQSIMDMVISENLGRVTLL; encoded by the exons atgaaagaaaaaatggGTGGTTGTCTGACTGTGGAACGCGAAGAGGGACAAGCGAGGAAAAGAAGCGAAGAAATCGACCGGGAGCTGGGAGAATTCGCCAAACAGagaaataatgttattaaaatacttttattag gcGCTGGTGAAAGTGGGAAAAGTACTTTAGTTAAGCAAATGAAAATCATTCACACAGATGGATATAGTTTTGAGGAATTAAGTAGTTATAGACCGACGGTTTTAGATAATTTATTGGCTTCTATGAAGTACGTTTTATCAGGAATGGGgttattaagaattaatttggaattttcaagaaataaa taTCACGCCCAAATGGTTTTAACAAGTAAATCATGTTttgatatgaatttttttgtaatacctGATGTGGCAGCTTCTTTACAAGCTTTATGGGCGGACCGTGGGGTTCGATTAGCAGTGACCAGGGGTTATGAATATGAATTAAATGATTCAGCTCtcta tttattcgaaaatatggATAGAATTTGTGATCCAAAATATGTTCCAACCCCAACAGATGTTTTAAGGGCTAGAGTAAGAACTCAAGGGATAATAGAGACGAATTTTCGAATTAATGATATAATTGTAAGCATGTATGATGTTGGAGGGCAAAGATCTCAAAGAAAAAAGTGGATTTATTGTTTTGATGATGTTCGAGCTGTACTTTTTGTTGTCTCATTAAGTGGATATGATATGACGCTATTA gaGGATCCAAATGTAAATCGATTAGTGGagagtttaaatttatttaaacagatTGTAAATAACCCATTTTTTCGAGATGCCTCattcgttttattattaaacaaatttgatttgtttaGAGAGAAGATTTTGTATTCTAATAGACATTTaaggatttattttaatgattataatg gtCCTGATCGAGACGTCGATCGCGGTGCTTTATTCATCCAACACAAATTCGTTTTACAAAACTGTGATTCAAGAAAAGTTCTCTACCCCCATTTCACCACAGCTACAGATACGGCGAATGTCCGCGTCGTTTTCCAATCAATCATGGATATGGTGATATCAGAGAATTTGGGAAGGGTTACACTtctttag
- the LOC111413573 gene encoding synaptogyrin — protein sequence MEGLGAYGGGKAGGSFDPIGFIRRPQVILRAVCWLFSIIIFGCISSQGWIKNPTTKKEECLYNNDSNACNYGVGISVIAFLASMGFLAGEYLFEQMSSVKTRKHYVLGDLGFSGFWSFLFFVGFWYLTRQWGKSETPPNGYGVNNVQAAIAFSFFSIFTWAGCAWFAYQRFRQGADAAFATNFEADSTLPTSYPSYPGGPDMMDQQYQQPPFSAGINQRGSGEFQAPAY from the exons ATGGAGGGTTTGGGCGCTTACGGCGGTGGAAAGGCCGGCGGCTCCTTCGACCCGATCGGTTTTATTCGGCGGCCCCAAGTCATTTTAAGGGCCGTTTGTTGG cTCTTTTCAATCATAATTTTCGGCTGTATATCTTCACAAGGATGGATTAAGAATCCAACCACGAAAAAGGAAGAATGCTTGTATAATAATGATAGTAATGCTTGTAATTATGGGGTTGGAATAAGTGTGATAGCCTTTTTGGCCAGTATGGGGTTTTTAGCTGGAGAATATTTATTTGAGCAGATGTCGTCGGTTAAAACTCGCAAACATTACGTATTAGGCGATTTGGGATTCTCAG GATTTTggtcatttttatttttcgttggATTTTGGTACCTAACCAGACAATGGGGAAAATCTGAAACACCTCCCAATGGTTATGGAGTGAATAATGTTCAAGCTGCTAtcgcattttcttttttctctatatttacttgg GCTGGGTGTGCATGGTTCGCTTATCAACGTTTTAGACAAGGTGCAGATGCTGCTTTTGCAACGAATTTCGAAGCGGACTCTACTTTACCGACATCTTATCCCAGTTATCCCGGCGGGCCGGATATGATGGACCAACAATATCAGCAACCACCTTTTTCTGCTGGTATAAATCAAAgag gttcAGGCGAATTTCAAGCACCAgcttattaa
- the LOC111413586 gene encoding protein BUD31 homolog → MPKVRRSKKAPPEGWELIEPTLDELEQKMREAETESHEGKRKQESLWPIFKIHHQKSRYIYDLFYRRKAISRELYDYCLNENIADKNLIAKWKKPGYENLCCLRCIQTRDTNFGTNCICRVPKGKLEEGRIVECVHCGCRGCSG, encoded by the exons atgccTAAAGTTAGAAGGAGTAAAAAGGCACCCCCCGAAGGTTGGGAATTAATTGAACCCACTTTAGACGAGTTAGAACAAAAAATGAGAGAGG CCGAAACTGAATCTCACGAGGGTAAACGCAAACAAGAGTCGCTTTGGCCCATATTTAAGATACACCATCAAAAATCGAGGTACATTTACGATTTATTTTATCGAAGAAAAGCGATTAGTAGGGAGTTGTACGATTATTGTTTAAACGAAAATATCGCcgataaaaatttgattgcgAAGTGGAAAAAGCCGGGTTATGAAAATTTATGTTGCTTAAGATGTATTCAAACGCGAGATACAAATTTTGGGACTAATTGTATTTGTAGAGTACCTAAAGGAAAATTGGAGgag GGAAGGATTGTTGAATGCGTTCATTGCGGATGCCGTGGTTGTTCtggataa
- the LOC111413531 gene encoding coiled-coil domain-containing protein 40, translating to MASGSGDNGEKVEKVDKGENDDDSLDKSFDFFENQPPVVIKKYFVTKREDGDGDSQPGSPRDDEKDEETKKKEEEEAKKKAEEDDEAANAVLEPEHPLLQKFQLALKEHLLRQIEHLKNEAFEYEAGAKLKIGEKESLGTQAYEFQLGVIKQQKDIDEFVSDLENITEAREEMENELQESTKLFNEEKQREFEAEKTEIELRKEVESVHLLMNQMQEWETDIESELKTNQRIFDKTRKDKLKFAEEKRELDVLVYKLTTEIWKLEAELETILMQLRVKEAERETLAQNLAMSNTDIEATQAEHRCLIRGWHSVVIAIGARDKYYNQIYQELQTANEKLRSIITETEQLKKLCKTEMNINESLTMFKARLESDISACRHQVDVEESKRLALERAVMQVQAIVDQTERDLQKAAIENHVLTKQINATLHDIQKFDVKKHEIEEAIVTALQDQITNDKASKYMAKTLREVREKNRVLEISLSTTENKNAKILMDIESQKRFNAELESHLKELLVQQNEVEMKLNSVISQSEYLVNLTAKRERDVHVLNQKYEALMERAGNVERSPHELKINALEQHIAEVQEKNKELQRFWLREQSHVVFLSEQRQQQIHDSNLLRKQTMILEQRNLKVNDELDLYNKQEANMTRSIKKLQNQILNCTEQLGKKKSSKQFLDEANEMFQNDFTCRLKDFEMSIIKLESDIQDLQNDIQQLSTDLIDKNREALEWEKHWKMLVETKKNINDAKSAGGEVGMMRSEIHRMRVRYGQLKRAQDKLIHDLDHCISRRDAIVTNAEAREKKSKTGQSGIIIARKLDDAKNKLKQMQDDVENLEAQIERVSEEIKQAEEQIASLEVETESIVQKQADLKEQIEEEKTDKQMKLDLLALNQRKLKIYVELAKGRKPFLTYKTDSKIMEEYTKQKDINTRLQAVVQELLTEIPDHKHIFQRIMNNLKLSTII from the exons AAACCAAGAaaaaagaggaagaagaagCTAAAAAGAAAGCAGAAGAAGATGATGAAGCCGCAAACGCGGTCTTAGAACCCGAACATCCGCTTTTACAAAAGTTTCAACTCGCCTTAAAAGAGCACCTTTTAAGACAAATCGaacatttaaaaaacgaaGCTTTCGAATACGAAGCCGGAGCTAAACTAAAAATCGGGGAGAAAGAATCTTTGGGTACTCAAGCTTACGAATTTCAATTAGGGgttataaaacaacaaaaagataTCGACGAATTCGTGAGcgatttggaaaatataaCGGAAGCACGCGAAGAAATGGAGAATGAACTTCAAGAAAGCACCAAACTTTTTAACGAAGAAAAACAGCGAGAATTCGAAGCTGAAAAGACAGAGATCGAATTAAGAAAGGAAGTCGAATCGGTGCATTTATTAATGAACCAAATGCAAGAATGGGAAACTGACATCGAAAGCGAATTAAAAACGAATCAAAGAATTTTCGATAAAACCAGAAAAGATAAGTTGAAATTTGCCGAAGAAAAACGCGAACTCGACGTTTTAGTCTATAAATTAACGACGGAAATTTGGAAACTTGAAGCTGAATTAGAAACTATTTTGATGCAACTTAGGGTTAAGGAGGCAGAACGTGAAACTTTGGCGCAAAATTTAGCTATGAGTAATACTGATATTGAAGCGACGCAAGCTGAACATCGATGTTTAATTCGAGGATGGCACTCCGTTGTAATTGCTATTGGTGCTAGggataaatattataatcaaatttatcaagagtTACA gacagcaaatgaaaaattaagaagtaTAATAACCGAAAcggaacaattaaaaaaactttgcaAAACAGAAATGAACATAAACGAGTCATTAACGATGTTTAAAGCAAGATTAGAAAGCGATATAAGCGCGTGTAGACACCAAGTTGACGTCGAAGAATCAAAACGGCTCGCTTTGGAAAGAGCGGTAATGCAAGTTCAAGCAATAGTTGATCAAACAGAACGAGATTTACAAAAAGCAGCGATAGAAAATCACGTTTTAACCAAGCAAATCAACGCAACATTGCACGATATCCAAAAGTTTGATGTGAAAAAGCACGAAATTGAAGAAGCGATAGTGACGGCGCTTCAAGATCAAATAACCAACGATAAAGCATCGAAATACATGGCGAAAACGTTGCGGGAAGTCCGAGAAAAAAATCGGGTTTTAGAAATATCTTTAAGCAcaactgaaaataaaaacgcAAAAATTCTTATGGATATTGAAAGCCAAAAAAGGTTCAACGCTGAACTTGAAAGTCATTTAAAGGAGTTGTTGGTGCAACAAAACGAGGTTGAGATGAAATTGAATTCCGTAATCAGCCAAAGTGAATATTTGGTGAATTTAACTGCGAAAAGAGAACGAGATGTTCACGTTTTGAACCAAAAATACGAGGCTTTAATGGAAAGGGCTGGAAATGTGGAAAGAAGTCCTcacgaattaaaaattaacgctTTAGAACAACACATTGCGGaagtacaagaaaaaaataaagagttACAAAGATTTTGGTTAAGAGAACAAAGCCACGTTGTATTTTTATCGGAACAACGCCAACAACAAATTCACGACAGCAATCTATTAAGAAAac aaacaatGATTCTCGagcaaagaaatttaaaagtgaACGATGAATTAGATTTGTATAATAAACAAGAGGCGAATATGACGAGGTCGattaaaaagttacaaaatcaaattttaaattgcacCGAGCAATTAGGGAAAAAGAAAAGCAGCAAACAATTTCTCGATGAAGCGAATGAAATGTTTCAGAATGATTTTACTTGCCGATTAAaa gattttgaaatgtcaataataaaattagaatcgGACATACAAGACTTACAAAACGATATTCAACAACTCAGCACCGACCTAATCGATAAAAATCGCGAAGCTTTAGAATGGGAGAAACATTGGAAAATGTTGGttgaaacgaaaaagaatATCAATGACGCGAAATCGGCGGGTGGGGAGGTTGGAATGATGAGAAGTGAAATTCATAGGATGAGG gttagataCGGTCAATTAAAGAGGGCCCAAGACAAACTAATTCACGATTTGGATCATTGCATCTCAAGGAGGGATGCGATTGTAACGAACGCGGAAGCTCGAGAAAAAAAGAGCAAAACGGGACAAAGCGGGATTATTATTGCGAGGAAATTGGATGAtgccaaaaataaattgaagcAAATGCAAGat gaTGTTGAAAATTTGGAAGCTCAAATAGAACGTGTTAGCGAAGAAATTAAACAAGCTGAAGAACAAATCGCTTCGTTAGAAGTTGAAACTGAAAGTATTGTACAAAAACAAGCAGATTTAAAGGAAcaaattgaagaagaaaaaaccGACAAACAAATG aaattggATCTTCTCGCTTTGAATCAgcgcaaattaaaaatttacgttGAATTAGCTAAAGGTAGAAAACCTTTCTTAACTTATAAAACTGATTCGAAGATAATGGAGGAATACACGAAGCAAAAAGATATTAATACGCGATTACAAGCGGTGGTTCAAGAGTTATTGACTGAAATTCCTGACCATAAACACATTTTTCAACGtataatgaataatttaaaattatcgactattatttga